A DNA window from Paraburkholderia sp. IMGN_8 contains the following coding sequences:
- the hfq gene encoding RNA chaperone Hfq, with amino-acid sequence MTTHPCVQDDFLQTLVKDQTTVNVFLVNGIRLSGQLAGFDQFAVLLESGPGVQLVFKHAISTVMPVDGRGSGTRPDRRTDG; translated from the coding sequence GTGACTACACACCCGTGCGTACAAGACGACTTTCTGCAGACGCTCGTAAAGGACCAGACCACCGTAAACGTGTTCCTCGTGAACGGCATCAGACTGAGTGGTCAACTGGCCGGCTTTGACCAGTTTGCAGTTCTGTTGGAGTCTGGTCCAGGCGTGCAACTTGTTTTCAAACATGCCATTTCGACCGTGATGCCGGTCGACGGCAGGGGGTCCGGCACGCGACCCGACCGACGCACCGATGGGTAG
- a CDS encoding phasin family protein has translation MSSLAPEQLVAAQKVGFETIFGLLTKAFEGIEKLVELNLQVVKSTLTENQEITAKALSAKDPQDLFALQASYTQSVTDKVQSYGRSVYEIISGTQGELAAAAEAQVQQYYRETQEFVDKLAKNAPAGSETAMAAWKKFITTASEAASTTYEAARKAAQQAVEIAESNVSAASATPAKRTRQAVVPVEADGK, from the coding sequence ATGAGCAGTCTTGCCCCTGAACAACTGGTCGCCGCGCAGAAGGTTGGTTTCGAAACGATATTTGGTCTCCTGACCAAAGCTTTCGAGGGCATCGAAAAGCTGGTTGAGCTGAACCTGCAAGTGGTCAAATCGACGCTCACCGAAAATCAGGAAATCACGGCCAAGGCGCTTTCGGCCAAAGACCCGCAGGACTTGTTCGCTCTGCAGGCCAGCTATACGCAGTCCGTGACAGACAAAGTGCAGTCATACGGCCGTAGCGTGTACGAAATCATCTCCGGCACGCAAGGTGAACTCGCGGCGGCGGCTGAAGCGCAGGTCCAGCAGTACTATCGCGAGACGCAAGAGTTCGTCGACAAGCTCGCGAAGAACGCACCGGCTGGAAGCGAAACCGCCATGGCAGCATGGAAGAAATTCATCACGACGGCCAGCGAAGCGGCCAGCACAACGTATGAAGCTGCCAGGAAAGCCGCGCAGCAAGCGGTGGAGATTGCCGAAAGCAATGTTAGCGCTGCGTCTGCCACCCCGGCCAAGCGGACTCGACAGGCCGTTGTACCAGTCGAAGCCGATGGGAAGTAG
- a CDS encoding cold-shock protein has product METGTVKWFNDAKGFGFITPDDGGADLFAHFSEIRAAGFKSLQENQKVSFDVKMGPKGKQAANITPV; this is encoded by the coding sequence ATGGAAACAGGCACAGTAAAGTGGTTCAACGACGCGAAAGGCTTCGGCTTTATCACGCCGGACGATGGCGGTGCGGACTTGTTCGCCCACTTCTCGGAAATCAGGGCGGCGGGATTCAAGTCATTGCAGGAAAACCAGAAGGTCAGCTTCGACGTGAAGATGGGCCCGAAAGGTAAGCAGGCCGCAAACATCACGCCGGTCTGA
- a CDS encoding Uma2 family endonuclease, with protein sequence MDVPTLLDCNGLLAVWRRLTARAEFGQREPYELDERGKVVMNSLPSARRQIVLTDIFCHVTEQIGHLAVMSVPVATPSFGIRVPDVVWMPCDKWEGFDRDDPVPFVPDLCVEVLLDSDRTQDIDRRVKSYLEGGAAEVIVVGQRGQVEFWGATGRRQASMFGITLSLDRMYFEEGDVSSIPSVRC encoded by the coding sequence ATGGACGTGCCTACTCTCCTGGACTGCAACGGATTGCTGGCGGTATGGCGTCGCCTGACTGCGAGGGCGGAATTTGGTCAGCGGGAACCGTACGAGTTGGACGAGCGCGGTAAGGTGGTGATGAATTCGCTCCCGTCGGCAAGGCGCCAGATAGTGCTCACTGATATTTTCTGTCATGTGACCGAGCAGATTGGCCATCTTGCTGTCATGTCGGTACCCGTCGCCACTCCCTCCTTTGGCATCAGGGTCCCGGACGTCGTATGGATGCCATGCGACAAGTGGGAAGGTTTCGACCGCGACGACCCCGTGCCTTTCGTGCCCGACCTTTGTGTTGAGGTGCTTCTCGATAGCGACAGAACGCAGGACATAGACCGAAGGGTTAAAAGCTATCTGGAAGGCGGTGCCGCCGAGGTCATTGTTGTCGGCCAGCGCGGGCAGGTTGAATTCTGGGGAGCCACGGGCCGGCGACAAGCTTCAATGTTCGGGATAACGCTATCGCTTGACCGCATGTATTTCGAAGAAGGCGATGTGTCCTCCATTCCCAGCGTTCGTTGTTGA
- a CDS encoding lysophospholipid acyltransferase family protein yields the protein MRSTFIKWLFIVCLLGSGTFYSIGILMLFPFVGRSGRYWLAAQWCRAMVAAMRWLPGVTCSVEGLEQLPAGPSIILCRHESTWETLAFLALFPRRISFVFKEDLLRIPFFGWVLRGLDMVSLNRGSPRQAHLAVTQECAERLAKGDVVVIFPEGTRVPHGAPLKLTSGGIRLACATGAPVVPVVHNAGKVWPAKGWPDRVGHIRVVVGPAFSPQGTSQQELSRAVHDWMKAELLRL from the coding sequence ATGCGCTCTACGTTCATCAAATGGCTGTTCATTGTCTGCCTGCTCGGCAGCGGGACGTTCTACTCGATAGGGATACTGATGCTATTCCCTTTCGTCGGAAGGTCCGGTCGCTACTGGCTTGCGGCGCAGTGGTGTCGTGCGATGGTTGCCGCGATGCGCTGGCTACCCGGCGTCACATGCTCGGTGGAGGGGCTCGAGCAGCTTCCGGCAGGGCCATCAATAATCTTGTGCCGTCATGAATCCACGTGGGAGACGCTGGCATTCCTCGCACTGTTTCCACGACGCATCAGCTTTGTGTTCAAGGAAGACCTTCTGCGTATTCCGTTCTTCGGATGGGTGCTGCGTGGCCTCGACATGGTCAGCCTGAATCGTGGTTCGCCGCGCCAGGCCCATCTGGCAGTGACACAGGAGTGTGCCGAGCGGCTGGCAAAGGGCGACGTCGTAGTCATATTCCCGGAAGGCACCCGCGTGCCGCACGGGGCACCATTGAAACTGACGTCGGGTGGCATTCGTCTGGCATGCGCGACCGGCGCTCCGGTCGTCCCTGTCGTCCACAACGCCGGAAAAGTTTGGCCCGCGAAGGGATGGCCTGACAGGGTGGGGCACATCCGGGTGGTCGTCGGTCCCGCATTTTCACCCCAAGGCACCTCACAACAGGAATTGAGCCGGGCAGTCCACGACTGGATGAAAGCTGAGTTGCTGAGGCTCTGA
- the phaP gene encoding TIGR01841 family phasin (Members of this family are phasins (small proteins associated with inclusions such as PHA granules). Note that several different families of phasins have been named PhaP despite very little sequence similarity to each other.), producing MSTLTPQQLVAAQQAGLETLFGLTNKAFEGFEKLVVLNLQIGKATLAENQEILTKALSVSNPSELFALPASLSRPVAEKVAAYGRQVHEIVSGVQSGFSAAATTQVQQFQRDAQGFVENLTKNAPAGSESAVAAWNSAFSAANATYESANKAAKQFVSTVSAVQ from the coding sequence ATGAGCACTCTTACCCCCCAACAACTGGTTGCCGCCCAGCAAGCCGGCCTCGAAACGCTTTTCGGCCTGACGAACAAGGCCTTTGAAGGCTTCGAAAAGCTGGTTGTGTTAAATTTGCAGATTGGCAAAGCGACTCTCGCCGAAAACCAGGAAATCCTGACCAAGGCACTTTCAGTCAGCAACCCGAGTGAACTGTTCGCGCTGCCAGCAAGCCTGTCTCGGCCTGTTGCGGAAAAGGTGGCAGCGTACGGCCGCCAAGTTCACGAAATCGTGTCCGGAGTTCAGAGCGGATTCTCGGCCGCCGCGACAACGCAGGTCCAGCAATTCCAACGAGATGCGCAAGGGTTCGTCGAAAACCTCACGAAGAATGCCCCTGCAGGAAGTGAATCGGCCGTTGCAGCATGGAACTCGGCCTTCTCCGCAGCTAATGCCACCTATGAATCGGCCAACAAGGCCGCAAAGCAGTTCGTGTCGACCGTATCCGCCGTTCAATAA
- a CDS encoding LysR substrate-binding domain-containing protein encodes MEIKWIEDFIALARYQSFSRAAEFRNVTQSGFSRRIQSLEQWVGADLIDRSSFPPTLTPAGRLFQEAAEDILEKLFDTRAIIRTEQRMAGKGLQIAAGHTIALSFLPAWLKTLTAHFGEVRARVIPTNVHDSILMLVNGNCELMFAYHHPELPLHLDSARYQHLTVGVDTFMPVCRPNERSAPAFRLPGTANRPLPLISYTETSYFGRCLALLLGQATAAPVLQLHYESDMAEVLKKLVMEGEGVAWLPKSSIISELESGELVPAGRSEWHLEVELRVYRDASNRSEFLEKLWGHIRAASQPS; translated from the coding sequence ATGGAAATCAAGTGGATTGAAGACTTCATCGCGCTTGCCCGATATCAAAGCTTTTCACGGGCAGCGGAATTTCGGAATGTGACACAGTCTGGTTTTAGCCGGCGAATCCAGTCGCTTGAGCAATGGGTGGGCGCTGACCTCATCGACCGGAGCAGTTTTCCCCCGACGCTAACGCCAGCAGGGCGACTGTTCCAGGAAGCAGCGGAAGACATTCTCGAAAAGCTTTTCGATACGCGGGCCATCATCCGCACCGAGCAACGAATGGCCGGCAAAGGCCTGCAGATTGCGGCCGGCCACACAATCGCGCTGAGCTTTCTGCCTGCATGGTTGAAGACTCTCACCGCACATTTTGGCGAGGTACGCGCTCGGGTTATTCCGACCAACGTGCACGATTCGATTCTGATGCTCGTCAACGGTAACTGCGAACTGATGTTTGCGTATCACCATCCAGAGTTGCCGCTGCATCTGGACTCGGCGCGATACCAGCATCTAACCGTAGGCGTCGACACGTTCATGCCTGTGTGCCGCCCCAATGAACGCTCAGCCCCTGCGTTCCGGTTGCCGGGAACGGCGAACCGTCCGCTCCCACTCATCTCCTATACGGAAACCAGCTATTTCGGCCGCTGCCTCGCGCTACTTCTTGGGCAAGCAACTGCTGCCCCAGTGCTGCAGCTTCATTACGAGTCGGACATGGCGGAAGTGCTGAAGAAGCTCGTGATGGAAGGCGAAGGGGTCGCATGGCTGCCCAAAAGTTCCATCATTAGTGAACTCGAGTCTGGCGAACTGGTCCCCGCTGGGCGCTCCGAATGGCATCTCGAGGTCGAGCTACGCGTGTACCGCGATGCCTCGAATCGTAGCGAGTTTCTGGAAAAGCTCTGGGGGCATATTCGCGCGGCTTCGCAGCCCTCCTGA
- a CDS encoding dicarboxylate/amino acid:cation symporter — MKNRLTLYIFVGMLLGVVVGYICHRSVADAAEAKAIAGYFSIITDIFLRLVKMIIAPLVFATLVSGLAGMAGTSDVRRIGFRSVGWFLCASLLSLALGLVLANLFQPGAGLHMVQTSADVTTGLNTAGLNFKDFVTHAFPTSIIDAMARNDILQILVFSVLFGVVLSVIKTDPRVAPLVAGVDALVPAMLKLTDYVMRLAPIGVFGALASAITVHGLDVLTTYGKLIGSFYVGLVLLWTLLILVGYFFLGKQIWTLLKAIREPAMLAFSTASSEAAYPRLTEKLEEFGVDKKVVGFTLPLGYAFNLDGSMMYQAFAAIFIAQAFGIDMPLGAQIMMLLVLMVSSKGMAGVARGSVVVVAAVAPMFHLPPSGVVLILAIDQVLDMGRTATNVIGNSIATAVIAKWEAKRSAKHAKRASDVAFVQLQGETK; from the coding sequence ATGAAGAATCGCCTCACACTCTATATTTTTGTCGGCATGCTGCTCGGCGTGGTCGTCGGCTACATCTGTCATCGGTCTGTTGCGGATGCGGCAGAAGCGAAGGCCATCGCCGGCTACTTCTCAATCATCACGGATATCTTTCTTCGTCTCGTGAAGATGATTATCGCGCCGCTGGTCTTTGCGACGTTGGTGTCCGGCCTTGCCGGCATGGCGGGGACAAGCGACGTGCGCCGAATCGGGTTCAGGTCAGTGGGATGGTTCCTTTGCGCGTCTTTGCTGTCCCTCGCCCTCGGTCTTGTCCTGGCGAACCTATTTCAACCAGGCGCAGGGCTACATATGGTGCAGACCAGCGCTGACGTGACGACAGGTTTGAATACCGCCGGCCTGAACTTCAAAGACTTCGTGACCCATGCGTTTCCGACCAGCATCATTGACGCGATGGCCCGAAACGATATCCTGCAAATCCTCGTTTTCTCCGTGCTGTTCGGCGTCGTACTGAGCGTCATCAAGACCGACCCGCGTGTGGCACCTCTGGTCGCTGGCGTAGATGCTCTCGTCCCAGCCATGCTGAAGCTGACAGACTATGTGATGCGTCTCGCGCCGATTGGTGTGTTCGGTGCGCTGGCCTCGGCGATTACTGTACATGGCCTGGATGTGCTGACCACGTACGGCAAACTCATCGGCAGCTTCTATGTGGGTCTCGTGCTTCTTTGGACGCTTCTCATCCTTGTTGGCTATTTCTTTCTCGGGAAGCAGATTTGGACGCTGCTGAAGGCAATTCGCGAACCCGCGATGCTCGCGTTTTCGACAGCGAGTAGCGAGGCGGCTTACCCCCGCTTGACCGAAAAGCTTGAAGAGTTCGGGGTCGACAAAAAGGTTGTTGGGTTCACCTTGCCGCTTGGATACGCGTTCAATCTGGACGGCTCGATGATGTACCAGGCATTCGCTGCGATTTTCATCGCACAGGCTTTCGGCATCGACATGCCGCTGGGCGCACAAATCATGATGTTGCTCGTACTCATGGTTAGCAGCAAGGGGATGGCAGGTGTCGCCCGAGGCTCGGTGGTCGTGGTTGCTGCTGTTGCACCGATGTTCCATCTGCCGCCATCCGGAGTCGTGCTCATCCTCGCCATCGACCAGGTTCTCGACATGGGGCGAACCGCCACAAACGTGATTGGCAACAGCATCGCAACGGCCGTCATCGCGAAGTGGGAGGCCAAGCGCTCAGCCAAGCATGCGAAACGCGCCAGCGACGTTGCCTTCGTTCAACTGCAAGGCGAGACGAAATGA
- a CDS encoding amino acid racemase encodes MKEVKEKNVRKFGVVGGLGPLASADVFFKLVKSTPATSDAEHFNVVFEQHPFGNSGTGTEATTQRKLYIFDLISRFEKQGVTTVVLPCFLSHTFIDELKANSPLQIVDMVEAVRSHVQRKFPAVRRIGVLASDYTRRKGLFEKYFSAPEFEIVYPTLRDNLDLVTEAVYGPKGVKSGNLSGRPVELLREACEDLISQGVNIIVPALTEIALVAEEIGPLQVPLVDSNLAYAQYVVSGQYSSPETLFKVGVVGGVGPAATVDFIHKIVRNTPAKRDQDHIKLLVEQNPQIPDRTESLIGDGPDPTISLYATCKKLESGDADIIAIPCNTAHAFVERIQPYLSIPIVNMLTVTVRYLRETFPSLRSVGVLATSGTVESGVYEKALTSQGLQEVVPGPTLQARVMDAIYGKEGAKAGFTTGQCQSDIAAAIDGLISQGVEVVILGCTELPLLLPQADFVGSSGTSVRLVDPTDVLARQCVAYATAAAESQRG; translated from the coding sequence ATGAAAGAAGTGAAGGAAAAGAACGTGCGCAAGTTCGGGGTTGTGGGCGGCTTGGGGCCTCTGGCGAGCGCGGACGTATTCTTCAAGCTCGTTAAATCGACTCCCGCAACCAGCGACGCGGAGCACTTCAACGTGGTATTCGAGCAGCATCCTTTCGGCAACTCGGGTACTGGGACTGAGGCTACGACGCAACGGAAGCTGTATATCTTCGACCTGATTAGCCGCTTCGAAAAGCAGGGTGTGACGACGGTTGTGCTTCCTTGCTTCCTCAGTCACACGTTTATCGATGAGCTGAAGGCAAATTCGCCGCTTCAGATTGTCGACATGGTTGAGGCTGTTCGCAGCCACGTTCAGCGGAAATTTCCTGCCGTGCGTCGAATCGGCGTCCTTGCGTCCGACTACACGCGTCGGAAAGGGCTGTTCGAGAAGTATTTTTCGGCGCCTGAATTTGAGATTGTTTATCCCACCCTGAGAGACAACCTCGACCTCGTCACGGAGGCCGTCTATGGGCCTAAGGGCGTAAAGAGCGGAAACTTGAGTGGCCGACCGGTGGAGCTTTTGCGCGAGGCGTGTGAGGACCTCATCTCACAGGGCGTCAACATCATTGTCCCGGCTCTGACCGAAATCGCTCTGGTAGCCGAGGAGATTGGTCCGCTGCAGGTGCCGCTAGTCGATTCGAATCTGGCATATGCACAATACGTCGTATCGGGCCAGTATTCTTCGCCCGAAACGCTGTTCAAGGTCGGTGTGGTCGGCGGGGTAGGACCAGCGGCAACCGTCGATTTCATCCACAAGATAGTGCGCAACACACCCGCTAAACGGGACCAGGACCACATCAAACTGTTGGTCGAGCAGAACCCGCAGATACCGGACCGCACAGAAAGCCTGATTGGCGACGGACCTGACCCGACCATCTCCCTTTACGCGACATGCAAAAAGCTCGAATCGGGAGACGCGGACATCATTGCTATTCCATGTAACACCGCTCACGCGTTCGTCGAGCGTATTCAGCCGTATCTCAGCATACCTATCGTGAACATGCTGACGGTTACTGTCCGCTACCTCCGCGAGACCTTTCCCTCACTGCGTTCCGTCGGCGTGCTGGCGACCTCGGGTACGGTCGAAAGCGGTGTCTACGAAAAGGCGCTCACCTCACAAGGGTTACAGGAGGTCGTTCCGGGCCCGACTTTGCAGGCACGAGTTATGGACGCAATTTACGGCAAGGAAGGCGCGAAAGCAGGGTTCACGACCGGGCAGTGCCAGTCCGATATCGCTGCTGCGATTGACGGACTTATTTCCCAAGGCGTAGAAGTTGTCATCCTTGGCTGCACCGAGCTGCCGCTGCTACTTCCGCAGGCGGATTTCGTCGGGTCGAGTGGCACGTCCGTCCGCCTGGTGGACCCCACAGACGTACTTGCCCGGCAGTGTGTTGCGTACGCAACTGCGGCAGCGGAATCGCAACGCGGCTAA
- the aspA gene encoding aspartate ammonia-lyase, with protein MPTAIERIEHDLLGDLAVPAAAYYGVHTLRALENFPITGIPISAYPNLINALANVKEAAALANHDLGLLNELKMAAIVQACRQVRSGVAHEHFVVDVIQGGAGTSTNMNANEVIANLALEHLGHERGEYHILHPNEDVNLGQSTNDVYPTALKIATHAGIMQLVDAMAVLRASFERKAEEFKDDLKIGRTQLQDAVPMTLGQEFSTFAVMLGEDEERLREASKLICEINLGATAIGTGINTHPEYAQLVCRHLSDVTGIPLTTSPNLVEATQDVGSFVQLSGVLKRVAVKLSKTCNDLRLLSSGPRAGLGEINLPPVQAGSSIMPGKVNPVIPEVVNQIAFEVIGNDVTVSFAAEAGQLQLNAFEPIIAHSLFKSVAHLRAGCLTLASRCVDGITANRDRLRSIVENSIGIVTALNPYIGYAHATEVAQEALASGRSVAEIVISKGLLSQSQLNEILQPAMLTQPRKAASAA; from the coding sequence ATGCCCACGGCCATCGAACGCATCGAACACGACCTCCTCGGCGACCTCGCCGTACCTGCGGCAGCCTACTATGGCGTCCACACGCTGCGCGCACTGGAGAATTTCCCCATCACAGGAATTCCTATCTCGGCTTATCCGAATCTCATCAACGCGCTTGCGAATGTTAAAGAGGCGGCTGCGCTAGCGAATCACGACCTTGGGCTTCTCAACGAGCTCAAGATGGCGGCTATTGTGCAAGCCTGCAGGCAGGTCCGTTCCGGTGTCGCACACGAGCACTTTGTCGTAGACGTCATTCAGGGCGGTGCCGGCACCTCAACCAACATGAACGCAAATGAGGTCATTGCCAATCTTGCTCTTGAGCACCTCGGGCACGAACGAGGCGAGTACCACATCCTTCATCCCAATGAGGACGTCAACCTCGGGCAAAGCACGAACGATGTATACCCGACTGCATTGAAAATCGCGACGCACGCGGGAATCATGCAACTGGTAGACGCAATGGCCGTGCTCCGAGCATCGTTCGAACGCAAGGCCGAAGAGTTCAAGGACGACCTGAAGATTGGGCGAACTCAACTGCAGGATGCAGTTCCCATGACGTTGGGACAGGAGTTCAGCACGTTTGCTGTCATGCTCGGCGAAGACGAGGAGCGTCTCAGGGAAGCATCAAAGTTGATTTGTGAGATTAACCTGGGCGCAACAGCCATTGGAACGGGCATCAACACGCATCCCGAGTATGCACAACTCGTATGCCGACACCTGAGCGACGTAACCGGTATTCCGTTGACTACGTCTCCAAACCTGGTCGAAGCGACGCAGGATGTCGGGTCATTTGTGCAACTGTCTGGCGTGTTGAAGCGCGTTGCGGTGAAGCTTTCGAAGACGTGCAACGACCTCCGACTCCTTTCAAGCGGCCCCCGCGCAGGTCTTGGGGAAATCAATCTGCCACCGGTTCAGGCCGGCTCCAGCATCATGCCGGGCAAGGTCAACCCAGTCATACCCGAGGTCGTCAATCAGATAGCGTTTGAGGTCATCGGTAATGACGTGACCGTCAGCTTTGCCGCAGAGGCCGGGCAGCTTCAACTCAACGCGTTCGAGCCAATCATCGCGCACAGCCTCTTCAAGAGTGTCGCCCATCTGCGGGCAGGATGTTTGACGCTGGCGTCCAGATGTGTCGACGGAATCACAGCCAATCGGGATCGGCTGCGCTCAATCGTCGAAAATTCGATTGGAATCGTGACAGCGCTTAACCCATACATTGGGTATGCGCATGCGACGGAGGTTGCACAGGAAGCCCTTGCATCCGGTCGAAGCGTGGCGGAGATAGTGATTAGCAAAGGGCTATTGAGTCAATCTCAGCTCAACGAGATTTTGCAGCCCGCCATGCTGACCCAGCCAAGGAAAGCCGCGTCGGCTGCTTAA